CCGGTCGCCGCCGCTATGACCAAAAAGCAGGCAGTCGCAATCATAAAAGACAATAATAATAAGCAAGACAGCGGTAAATTGCATTCAACCACGACCACTTTACTTAAAAAGGACAAAGCAACAGTAACAATTGACGCCTATTTTAACAATACCAGCCAGTTAGTAAACGAAACTGGAACGATTAAAGATGGTAGGCATAAAGACAAGGTAAGTATCTGGGTCGACGGTAAGAATAACCGCCTTTACAACTTTAATAAGAATAAATGGGAATATGAAACAGTGCCAGATGATTATCAAACGCTGCTTAATGACCTTACGGGGCAAAAGCCACTTGTCAAACTAACAAAGTCAATTTTTAAAAATTTAGAGAAGAACGGTAAATTAACACATAAAAAGGGCGTCTACCAATTAACCGGCTCGATTAATGGCCAAAAATATGTCAAGCCAGTTATGCAAGTCATCTTGAAAAACGAAATTAAAAACACAGATATCAAATCTTTCGCTAAGAACGTGAAGATTGGCAAGATCAAGCTAAACTTTACTTTAACCGATCAAAAAGTAGTAAGTGCACAAAGCAAGACCACCGCTAAGCTTAAGAAAGGCCCGACAATCAAGATCAGCGAAACTTTTAGTCACTTTAACGAATACGGTAATTTAGCTTTGCCAGATGATGTTAAAAATGCTGTCCCGGTTAAAACTGACAAGTAGCTTATTAGCATATGCCACTAAGTTTTGACCTTAAAAGCAATCTTTAGCAGTTTTTTATAAGGAGAAATAAAATGAAAGTTAAAAAAATTATTACCAGTATTTTACTAAGCTTTAGTTTATTGGCCGGTGGCATTACCCAAGCCAAACCTGTTGCGGCAGCTTTAGATAAACAACAGGCCATCGACATCATTAAGCAAAATAACCAGACCAACGGTCAGCTTGATTTTACGGTATCTATCAAGCCCCACCTAAAAAAAGGTAAAAAGATTAACGTTACAGCATTTAGCCTTACAGGTGGCTTCAACCAAAATGTAGCCCACATGAGTGGTTATGCTCCGACTGCTAAAGCTGGCAAGTCGAAAAAGATTGAAGTTTGGGCAGATGGAAAAGAAAATCGCCTCTATACATATCTTGGCGATCAATGGGAATACCAGCCTCTCAATAGCAGTCAAAATGACCAATTGACAAGTAGCATTGCTAAGACCATCAACGTTGACCAATTACTCCAAAAAGGTAAATTCAGTCAGAAAAATGGTACTTATACTTTAAAAACGGCGCTTAACGGCAAGCAAGCTTACAAAACTGGACTTAAAATAGCTCGCACAGCTAGCGGCGTGAAGTTTAGCAAAAAAGAACTAAGATACTTGAACAAGCATACTAAGTTAGGCACAATTTACGCTACCTATCGCCTGCAAGATGATCATCTGATCGACTCGAAGTCAAGCGCCAAATATGTCATAATTAAAGTGGCAACAGTCAAAATAACGTTTAAGGTTAGCCATTTGGGTGAATACGCTAATTTGGCCGTACCAGATGACGTTAAGAAAGCAGCTAAACCTGCTGACGTTGACGCAAATAAGTAATTATTTTTATCATGTGGGAGCTAATATTATGAAACTTGGGATTATCGGCAGTGGCAATATTGTTCATGACTTTTTAACGACAGCGGATAAGATTGAGAACCTAGAATTAGCAGCAATTTCAACTACTAAACGAAGTCAGGCAATCGCACGCGATCTAGCTAAACAATACGGCATCAAGGAAGTTTTTGCGGATAATAATCTTTTATTCCGCGACCCCAACGTCGATACCGTGTATGTAGCTGTGCCTAACTCGCTTCACTACGAAGTGGTTAAGCAAGCAATTGAGAATGGCAAAAATGTCATTTGTGAGAAGCCTTACGTGTCAACAGTGGCTGAGGCTAAGGAACTCAAAAAGATTGCTGATGAACACAACGTAATCATTGTCGAGGCAATCACCAATATTCATTTAGGCAACTTCCAGGCGATCAAAAAGGCACTTAAAAAAATTGCCCCAATTCATATTATTGCGTTAAATTATACCCAATATTCCAGCCGCTATGATGACTTCTTAAAAGGCAAAATCGCTCCTGTCTTTGATCCTGCTAAGGATGGCGGGACGTTAATGGATCTGAATATCTACAACATTCATTTAGCCGTTGGCCTTTTTGGCAAACCCCAAGCGGTTCAATATTACCCGGTAATGCAAAAAGGGATTGATACATCCGGTATTCTCGTGATGACGTACAGCGACAAGCAGGCTACCCTAATTGCCTCTAAGGATTGCTACACTAACCCGCGGTCTTTTATTGAAGGTGAAAACGGAACGATCTATTTTGATGGTTCAACTGGTGTACTCGCTAACTTCACCGTTGACAATCGGGGTGGCGATACCGATAAGTTTAACTTTAATCAATACGAGCACCGGATGGCCAGCGAATTTGCGGCTTTCGTAGATATTATTGACCATCGTGATGTGGCAGAAGCTAATAAGCTGTATGACCACAGCATGGCAGTAATGGATGTTTTAGCCCAAGCTAAAGCATCAGTTAAAAACTAAACACTGACACTAACATGTCCAAGTAAAATAACCACCTTGAAGCGTGCAAGCTTTCAAGATGGTTATTTTTGCTTTTTAATTTATTTGCGACCGATTACCTTGCGCACCCGGTCAGCTGCCTGTGATTTGGCCGAAAAAATCAGTTCATCGCCTTCTTCAATAACTGAATAACCATGCGGAACAAGCCATTCTTGCCCGCGGTGAATGCGATCGACCGTGATATCATGTGCCACATCCCAGTCAGCTAATTGCCGTCCCGTATAATGAGTGTTGCGCACTACTACTGAATATAGTGCATTCTTGGTATCAGTTAAAACCCGGTAAACAGCAGGTGACTCAATTAATGCACGTAATAAAGCTGCACTGACGTTGCCGAGATTAAAAATTTCGATTCCTTTTTCCGCCAATTGCGCCGCTTCCTCATTTGCCATTCGCTTCTGACAAACAATGATTCGCTTAAAGTCGCCTTTTTGCCGTGCTAATTTAGCTAAGCGCAAGTTTTCCTTATCTGACATTAATGCTGCAACAAAAATATTGCCGTTAAATGCACCATTTTGTTCTAGTTCAGCTTCAGTTAGTTCGGGTAATAAATCCAAACTGGGAACACGACTTTTATACAGATTATAGTCTTCCTCATCACTAGTCATCATCTTGACCGAGTACCATTTATCATGTAAATCAAGTAAAACTGGTACGGTCAGAGCGGTTGCCCCGACAAGCACCACTTTTTCTTTAATCCGGTCTTCAGGCTGCAATTTAAAAATCGCATTGAAGATCACGGGGCAAAAGATGCAGACAATAACCGCTGCCAGAATAAAGACATCAGATTGCAGCGAGGTAATGACCCGCAACTTACGTGCTACTGCCAAGGTAGGCAAAACAATCGTAATTGTCGTTGCACTAAGGACACCGCCAGCTAACCCATTACGATAGCCAAACTTTTTAGCATAAATTAAAACGACCGGTAACTTGGCAATCAACAAGAAGACGACTAAGACGGGCAGTAATGTTAATGACCGGGGATGCGCCAGAAGAGACCGTAAATTGAGCTTAACCCCCGTCATAATAAAGAAAATGGGAATAAAGAAACCATAGCCGATTGATGTTAGCTTATCTTTAGTCTCATGACTTGGCTCTAACAATTTCATCACTATCCCCGCCAAGAAGGCACCCAAAATATTTTCCACGCCCACTTTTTCAGCCACCGTCACAAGCGCAAAAATCAGAAAGAATGCCAGTCGAATATCTAGCTGCGTCGTATTTTTAGTAACGTCATTGAACCAAAGGTATAGCCGTTTCGAACGCCAGAGTAAAACAATCGCAGCCATGAACAGTAGAATGATCAGCCACAGCTGCTTGGTGTTGCCGCCGTTGACAGCGGCATAAATGGTTAAGAGCATCAAAGGAATTACTTCGCCTAAAACTGCTGTTAGTAAAATTGTCTGCCCGATTGGTCGGCGCAAAATATCTTTTTCCTTTAGTGTAGCAATCACCACGCCTAAAGCAATGGTCATAAAAATAATTGCCGCCAGTGCAACATCATTAAATAAACCAAACCACTTTAATAACCAACCTAAGAAGACGGCCA
This genomic window from Lactobacillus panisapium contains:
- a CDS encoding DUF6612 family protein, translated to MKTKKMISSILLTFTLFAGGLSQAQPVAAAMTKKQAVAIIKDNNNKQDSGKLHSTTTTLLKKDKATVTIDAYFNNTSQLVNETGTIKDGRHKDKVSIWVDGKNNRLYNFNKNKWEYETVPDDYQTLLNDLTGQKPLVKLTKSIFKNLEKNGKLTHKKGVYQLTGSINGQKYVKPVMQVILKNEIKNTDIKSFAKNVKIGKIKLNFTLTDQKVVSAQSKTTAKLKKGPTIKISETFSHFNEYGNLALPDDVKNAVPVKTDK
- a CDS encoding Gfo/Idh/MocA family protein codes for the protein MKLGIIGSGNIVHDFLTTADKIENLELAAISTTKRSQAIARDLAKQYGIKEVFADNNLLFRDPNVDTVYVAVPNSLHYEVVKQAIENGKNVICEKPYVSTVAEAKELKKIADEHNVIIVEAITNIHLGNFQAIKKALKKIAPIHIIALNYTQYSSRYDDFLKGKIAPVFDPAKDGGTLMDLNIYNIHLAVGLFGKPQAVQYYPVMQKGIDTSGILVMTYSDKQATLIASKDCYTNPRSFIEGENGTIYFDGSTGVLANFTVDNRGGDTDKFNFNQYEHRMASEFAAFVDIIDHRDVAEANKLYDHSMAVMDVLAQAKASVKN
- a CDS encoding cation:proton antiporter family protein; its protein translation is MAQLSLFLVILFALIVPLLMAKLRVNAVPTAIAEIIVGILLGASGFNVVGVTHDLSFLSNLGVILLIFLSGMEIDFNLLKPHQGKKKNKQAVNPMRIAVGSFLSISVVAVFLGWLLKWFGLFNDVALAAIIFMTIALGVVIATLKEKDILRRPIGQTILLTAVLGEVIPLMLLTIYAAVNGGNTKQLWLIILLFMAAIVLLWRSKRLYLWFNDVTKNTTQLDIRLAFFLIFALVTVAEKVGVENILGAFLAGIVMKLLEPSHETKDKLTSIGYGFFIPIFFIMTGVKLNLRSLLAHPRSLTLLPVLVVFLLIAKLPVVLIYAKKFGYRNGLAGGVLSATTITIVLPTLAVARKLRVITSLQSDVFILAAVIVCIFCPVIFNAIFKLQPEDRIKEKVVLVGATALTVPVLLDLHDKWYSVKMMTSDEEDYNLYKSRVPSLDLLPELTEAELEQNGAFNGNIFVAALMSDKENLRLAKLARQKGDFKRIIVCQKRMANEEAAQLAEKGIEIFNLGNVSAALLRALIESPAVYRVLTDTKNALYSVVVRNTHYTGRQLADWDVAHDITVDRIHRGQEWLVPHGYSVIEEGDELIFSAKSQAADRVRKVIGRK